In Corvus moneduloides isolate bCorMon1 chromosome 6, bCorMon1.pri, whole genome shotgun sequence, the sequence TGATTTTGTACAGCGAACTATTTTACGATCATAAAAAAGTTTCATTCAAACATTCAGTTCCTAAGAAGGAAGTCTACAGGTAAAAAGAACTAAATCAGTTGgacacacacaagcaaaactcatttttttcctctccccttaCAGCCTAAAAATGCCACTTTTCGGCTGGATGAAATGGTCAAAAACTGATTCCTGCAAACCCACAAGATGTCCTGGATCAGAAGTAGTTACAAAAACCCTATTGAGGGAGTTGAAATGGCACCTGAAAGAGCGTGAAAGACTAGTGCAAGAGAttgaaaatgaacagaaagTCCAGAAAACGGGCATGGATTACAACTGGCTCAAGAACCAAAACCCTCAAGCAACAATTCCAGCTACTGAGCAACGGCAGCTCGAAGTTCTGTGCTCACAAATCCAGCCTTGCCAAACAGGAACTGTTCTCAGCAGGTAATTGTTTTGTATTTCCCTGACTCTGAACTCTCTATCACAAGTAAGATGTTTCTCTACCTAATCAAAGTTTGTATTTGGCTCTGGTCTTCAAAAGCGGCAATGACCAGCAACTGGAGCGCATTTTTACAGGTGTTTTAGAAATTACATCATCACTTTAATATGTTGCACTTGAAGGAAGTTTTAAATCAGGATTTTCCTGGTCTAATCCAAACAAAGGAAATCTCATATGACCTTTCGATGCTTCcagtttttcctgtttcttatccctattatttattaaatagcAACCCAGCAactaaaaatcaaataaaaggACTAATGCATTGCACTACTAGGCAGAAATCCAGCCTTGCTGCCCACAATACCAGAAAGCTCCTAAAAACTAGAAAATCACTGTAAattactaaattttaaaaaaaaatccctccacacattttataaaaaaaaattctcctatCCCTGCATTTTAGGTTCATTTTCTGGGAACTCAGAAACGACAGAATAAGTCCATTTACCTTTTAAAGCCCAGAATATACCTAAGGGCAAAGTCAGTTTAAATCAAGTTACCCAGATggacccaaaaaaaaaaaaaaaaaaaaaaaaaaaagcctaccCAATCACAACCATTTTCAATCCACAAtagctggagcacagccagtgcATTGTCAAGAGCTCTTTTCCTCTTACAATCTTCTGGGGGAGGTGAGTGGGGAAATGTGGCAG encodes:
- the RD3L gene encoding protein RD3-like; translation: MPLFGWMKWSKTDSCKPTRCPGSEVVTKTLLRELKWHLKERERLVQEIENEQKVQKTGMDYNWLKNQNPQATIPATEQRQLEVLCSQIQPCQTGTVLSRFREVLAENDVLPWEIVYIFKQVLKDFLTTIERENQAEQLIDAWNTNCSEHFSPHGNSSNKSDKDEIPTVSSYVDKNTQSMFPTFSHRIWNLPYYYPSS